Proteins found in one Lutimonas zeaxanthinifaciens genomic segment:
- a CDS encoding heavy-metal-associated domain-containing protein yields the protein MKLHIKYLSVAVFLLFFVSCDSFKKSGKDTEENVKTHVIAENIQEVKIDIKGMTCEIGCARLIQSKLYKADGISYAKVSFEDSSGVVRYDQNRIDREKIKGIIEKTAGGEIYTVTSIEEISIDSSDDETQ from the coding sequence GTGAAATTACACATTAAATATTTGTCAGTTGCAGTGTTTTTGTTGTTTTTTGTTTCATGTGATTCATTTAAAAAATCAGGGAAAGATACAGAGGAGAATGTCAAGACTCATGTTATTGCTGAAAACATTCAGGAGGTCAAAATTGATATAAAAGGAATGACTTGCGAAATTGGTTGTGCCCGTTTGATTCAATCTAAATTGTATAAAGCAGATGGAATCAGTTATGCGAAAGTTTCATTTGAAGATAGCTCGGGAGTAGTTCGATATGATCAGAACAGAATTGACAGGGAGAAAATAAAAGGCATAATTGAGAAAACTGCAGGTGGAGAGATCTATACGGTTACTTCAATCGAAGAAATTTCTATAGATAGTTCTGATGATGAAACTCAGTAA
- a CDS encoding secretin N-terminal domain-containing protein, protein MSFGKTTVIFFSSGAASSVLSSVASSAPSSVASSVASADSSSGASATSSAASVVSSTAASTASPASFFSDLQEKLMAITTRRVKNILDNFIILIL, encoded by the coding sequence GTGTCTTTCGGAAAAACAACTGTGATTTTCTTTTCTTCAGGAGCCGCTTCTTCAGTACTTTCTTCAGTAGCTTCTTCAGCGCCTTCTTCTGTTGCTTCTTCAGTAGCCTCAGCAGATTCTTCTTCCGGCGCATCAGCAACTTCTTCTGCTGCTTCCGTAGTTTCCTCTACAGCCGCATCAACCGCCTCGCCGGCTTCTTTCTTTTCAGATTTACAAGAAAAACTGATGGCCATTACAACCAGGAGAGTAAAAAATATTCTCGATAATTTCATAATTTTAATTCTTTAA
- a CDS encoding YSC84-related protein, translating into MQGHFNDAYAFAVFPKITKGGLGIGGAGGHGLVFDNKTVIGQSNLAQATFGLQAGGQQYMEVIFFEDQPALERFTGGKVKFSGQASAVALKDGASVDIDYQDGVAIFTKTIGGLMAEASVGGQTFKYKPGIN; encoded by the coding sequence ATGCAAGGACATTTTAATGATGCTTATGCTTTTGCTGTTTTCCCGAAAATTACAAAGGGCGGACTTGGCATCGGTGGCGCAGGTGGACATGGATTGGTTTTTGACAACAAAACTGTTATCGGCCAGTCTAATCTTGCACAAGCAACATTTGGACTTCAGGCAGGTGGCCAGCAGTATATGGAAGTTATCTTTTTTGAGGACCAACCTGCGTTGGAAAGGTTTACCGGTGGTAAAGTGAAGTTTTCAGGACAGGCCTCGGCTGTTGCGTTAAAAGATGGTGCTTCGGTTGATATCGATTATCAGGACGGAGTAGCAATTTTTACGAAAACTATTGGAGGTTTAATGGCTGAAGCTTCTGTTGGTGGACAGACATTCAAATACAAACCTGGAATTAACTAA
- a CDS encoding COX15/CtaA family protein: protein MKKQYLYTKTIRFWLLTGLIMLIGQVILGGITRLTGSGLSITSWDIITGVIPPLNKADWLEAFELYKQTPQFHKLNSDFTLKQFKFIYFWEYFHRLWVRALGIIFLIPFIIFLIRKQIDTFLVKRLLLVVVLAALTASAGWIMVMSGLVDRPWVNAYKLTLHFLLAIATIGAMVKCIADVYLMENKPKKGHTKFVLILLVLTTIQLIFAGLMAGMRAGLHYATWPSMNGTFIPAVLLDGSNWTWHNMTNYDRYSFAPALVQFVHRLLAYVILALTVYFYHKKRNHVHTSAIKWLTVSYVLIVFQVFLGIMTLLKVKTGIPLVYGTLHQLVGLLYVISLLFLYYSLRKKISIWSKKKLPQG from the coding sequence TTGAAAAAACAATATTTATATACTAAAACAATTAGATTCTGGTTACTGACCGGTTTGATCATGTTAATTGGCCAGGTTATTCTGGGTGGTATTACCCGGCTGACGGGCTCGGGATTATCCATAACAAGCTGGGACATCATTACCGGGGTTATTCCCCCTCTGAACAAAGCAGATTGGCTGGAGGCATTTGAGCTTTACAAGCAAACACCTCAATTTCACAAGCTGAATTCAGATTTTACCTTAAAGCAGTTCAAATTCATCTACTTCTGGGAATATTTCCACAGACTCTGGGTAAGGGCACTGGGCATTATATTTTTGATACCATTTATCATATTCCTGATTAGAAAGCAAATTGACACTTTCCTGGTAAAAAGGCTTCTGCTGGTGGTGGTACTTGCCGCACTAACCGCATCAGCAGGGTGGATCATGGTGATGAGTGGATTAGTAGATCGACCCTGGGTAAACGCCTATAAATTAACGCTTCATTTCCTGCTGGCCATAGCCACTATTGGTGCCATGGTCAAATGCATTGCCGATGTTTATCTCATGGAAAACAAGCCTAAAAAAGGCCATACAAAATTTGTTTTGATCCTTTTGGTTCTTACCACAATACAATTGATTTTTGCCGGATTAATGGCAGGAATGAGAGCCGGGTTACACTACGCTACCTGGCCCTCTATGAATGGGACTTTTATACCTGCTGTCCTGCTTGACGGCAGTAACTGGACCTGGCACAACATGACCAATTATGATCGTTATTCTTTTGCACCGGCCCTGGTTCAATTTGTACACCGACTTCTGGCCTATGTTATCCTGGCACTGACCGTATATTTTTATCACAAAAAAAGAAATCACGTGCATACCAGCGCCATTAAATGGCTCACGGTATCGTACGTGCTTATTGTTTTTCAGGTTTTTCTGGGGATCATGACCCTACTAAAGGTAAAAACAGGGATTCCATTGGTTTACGGAACCCTACACCAGCTTGTTGGACTCCTTTATGTGATAAGCCTACTATTTCTGTATTATTCGTTAAGAAAGAAAATTTCGATCTGGAGCAAAAAAAAGCTACCACAAGGGTAG